The following proteins come from a genomic window of Geothrix edaphica:
- a CDS encoding carboxymuconolactone decarboxylase family protein, which translates to MSQPSSLMTEAVAELVAIGAAIAASCEPCFRHHFDSARKLGVSREDMREAVNVALAVKATPHRKVVEAADHCLAEAGPEATGKGRAAACGSGGCC; encoded by the coding sequence ATGTCCCAGCCCTCATCCCTCATGACCGAGGCCGTCGCCGAATTGGTGGCCATCGGGGCCGCCATCGCCGCCAGCTGCGAACCTTGCTTCCGGCACCACTTCGACTCAGCCCGCAAACTGGGCGTTTCCAGGGAGGACATGCGGGAAGCCGTCAATGTCGCCCTGGCCGTCAAGGCCACGCCCCATCGGAAAGTCGTGGAGGCCGCAGACCACTGCCTGGCCGAGGCTGGGCCGGAAGCGACAGGCAAGGGCCGGGCCGCCGCCTGCGGTTCCGGCGGCTGCTGCTGA
- a CDS encoding RNA polymerase sigma factor, with protein MASQPTPFETLEAATRPKVLSYLSRFVGPTEAEDLAQEVFLKVHQGLGGYRGEAKPATWVFQVATHAALDRLKSASYRASRAQLPETVLDSTGLHAAPDHGQEPLKEEMCRCIRDLVDTLPLDYRTIIYLSELKELRIGEVAEVLGISPGSAKMRLHRARRMLRAQMEQDCRILLDEQAELQCDRKERP; from the coding sequence ATGGCCTCCCAACCCACCCCCTTCGAGACCCTGGAAGCGGCCACCAGGCCGAAGGTTTTGAGCTACCTCAGCCGCTTCGTGGGGCCCACCGAGGCGGAGGATCTCGCCCAGGAGGTCTTCCTCAAAGTCCACCAGGGACTGGGCGGCTATCGCGGGGAGGCCAAACCGGCCACCTGGGTCTTCCAGGTGGCCACCCATGCGGCCCTGGATCGCCTGAAGAGCGCCTCCTACCGGGCCTCCCGGGCTCAGCTGCCCGAGACCGTGCTCGACAGCACGGGCCTTCACGCGGCCCCGGACCATGGCCAGGAGCCCCTGAAAGAGGAGATGTGCCGCTGCATCCGGGACCTGGTGGACACCCTCCCCCTGGACTACCGCACGATCATCTACCTCAGCGAGCTGAAGGAGCTTCGCATCGGAGAGGTGGCGGAGGTCCTCGGCATCAGTCCCGGTTCCGCCAAGATGCGCCTCCACCGTGCCCGCCGGATGCTGCGGGCCCAGATGGAACAGGACTGCCGGATCCTCCTGGATGAACAGGCGGAGCTCCAATGCGATCGCAAGGAACGACCCTGA
- a CDS encoding NAD-dependent epimerase/dehydratase family protein: MGTCLIAGCGYTGARLARRLAGSGPVLAWTRSPAHAEALAATGIPARAVDFDGPVPPEVPALASVLYLAPPPATGEADSRLGRFLDSLAGARPEVLVYLSTTGVYGNAGGRAVDEATPPAPGDGAGRRRLAAERAAFAWCAERGVRCVALRVSGIYGPQRLPLDRLRAGEPVLRPEDSGPGNRIHVDDLVAACVAALGRPVSGVVNVADGDHRSMGAFLELVARLAGLPAPRRVTLAEARQELSPGMLAYATANRRVLNRRLVEDLGVRLRYADPEGGVRASLVEMGLISTAAR, from the coding sequence ATGGGCACCTGCCTGATCGCGGGCTGCGGCTACACCGGAGCGCGGCTGGCCAGGCGCCTGGCGGGCTCGGGTCCTGTGCTCGCCTGGACGCGGTCCCCGGCGCACGCCGAGGCCCTGGCCGCCACGGGCATTCCGGCGCGGGCCGTCGACTTCGACGGGCCAGTGCCCCCCGAGGTGCCGGCGCTCGCGTCCGTCCTGTACCTGGCGCCTCCACCCGCCACTGGGGAGGCCGATTCGCGGCTGGGGCGGTTCCTGGACAGCCTGGCCGGGGCCCGGCCCGAGGTGCTGGTCTACCTGAGCACCACCGGCGTGTACGGGAATGCGGGGGGCCGGGCCGTGGACGAGGCCACGCCTCCCGCACCCGGGGACGGCGCCGGTCGTCGCCGCCTGGCCGCGGAGCGGGCGGCCTTCGCCTGGTGCGCGGAGCGCGGGGTCCGCTGCGTGGCGCTCCGCGTGTCCGGAATCTACGGGCCCCAGCGCCTGCCCCTGGACCGCCTGCGGGCCGGGGAGCCGGTCCTGCGGCCCGAGGACTCGGGCCCGGGCAACCGGATCCACGTGGACGACTTGGTGGCGGCCTGCGTCGCGGCGCTGGGCCGGCCCGTGTCCGGCGTGGTCAACGTGGCGGATGGGGATCACCGCAGCATGGGCGCCTTCCTGGAACTGGTGGCGCGGCTGGCGGGCCTCCCCGCGCCCCGCCGGGTGACGCTGGCGGAAGCGCGCCAGGAACTGAGTCCCGGCATGCTGGCCTACGCGACCGCCAACCGCCGCGTGCTCAACCGGCGCCTGGTGGAGGACCTGGGCGTGCGCCTGCGCTACGCGGACCCGGAAGGGGGCGTGCGGGCGAGCTTGGTGGAGATGGGACTGATCAGTACCGCAGCACGCTGA
- a CDS encoding adenine phosphoribosyltransferase, whose translation MTLTTPLSAFVRDVPDFPKAGILFRDITPLLSHAEAFGEAVEAMAQPVLTLQPTHVLGLESRGFIFGSALAQKLGVGFVPARKPGKLPMPTHKEAYGLEYGSDALEIHTDAFGPGDRVLIVDDVMATGGTAAAAQRLVQKTGAQAVALTVFIELTSLPGREKVEGLPVFSVLRY comes from the coding sequence ATGACCCTCACCACTCCCCTCAGCGCCTTCGTCCGCGACGTGCCGGACTTTCCGAAAGCCGGGATCCTCTTCCGGGACATCACGCCCCTGCTCTCCCACGCCGAGGCCTTCGGCGAAGCCGTGGAGGCCATGGCCCAGCCCGTGCTCACCCTCCAGCCCACCCATGTGCTGGGCCTGGAATCCCGCGGCTTCATCTTCGGCAGCGCCCTGGCCCAGAAGCTGGGCGTGGGCTTCGTGCCCGCCCGCAAGCCCGGCAAGCTGCCCATGCCCACCCACAAGGAGGCCTACGGCCTCGAGTACGGCAGCGATGCCCTGGAGATCCACACGGACGCCTTCGGCCCCGGCGACCGGGTGCTCATCGTGGATGACGTCATGGCCACCGGCGGCACCGCCGCCGCCGCCCAGCGGCTCGTGCAGAAGACCGGCGCCCAAGCCGTGGCCCTCACCGTCTTCATCGAGCTGACCTCCCTGCCCGGCCGCGAGAAGGTCGAGGGGCTGCCGGTGTTCAGCGTGCTGCGGTACTGA
- a CDS encoding acylphosphatase encodes MRFHVHGAVQGVGYRRFVEREARALELAGWVRNEPDGSVSGEVEGPAAALAALRPRLAEGPSFAAVRRLDWEPLDVRSSLPFPFQILR; translated from the coding sequence GTGCGCTTCCACGTCCACGGCGCCGTCCAGGGGGTGGGCTACCGCCGGTTTGTGGAGCGGGAGGCCCGGGCGCTCGAGCTGGCGGGCTGGGTGCGCAACGAGCCGGACGGCTCGGTCTCCGGCGAGGTGGAAGGTCCCGCGGCCGCCCTGGCGGCCCTCCGACCCCGGCTGGCGGAGGGTCCGTCCTTCGCGGCCGTGAGACGGCTGGACTGGGAGCCCCTGGATGTGCGATCCTCGCTTCCCTTTCCTTTCCAGATCCTCAGGTAG
- the surE gene encoding 5'/3'-nucleotidase SurE — protein sequence MPERLILLTNDDGLWAPGLAALARVASRFGRVVTVAPDRNRSAISSALSLHNILRLHEIGPDRHACDGTPVDCVLLGVCEVLDRRPDWVLSGINHGFNLGEDVFYSGTVGAAFEGRLQGARAAAFSIHPQGSLEQAEPWIGRFLERWEAMDLPGNRIWNVNFPQGEPKGFRLTGQDSRAYHDLVERRADPRNTPYFWIGGDAGPTYVKAPGSDAGAVFEGFASVTPLRLDLGCPETLARQADFDSAFNGPTGA from the coding sequence ATGCCCGAACGCCTGATCCTGCTCACCAACGACGACGGCCTCTGGGCCCCGGGCCTGGCGGCCCTGGCCCGGGTGGCCTCCCGCTTCGGCCGGGTGGTCACCGTGGCGCCGGACCGCAACCGCTCGGCCATCTCCTCGGCCCTCAGCCTGCACAACATCCTCCGCCTGCACGAGATCGGCCCCGACCGCCACGCCTGCGACGGCACTCCCGTGGACTGCGTGCTGCTGGGCGTCTGCGAGGTGCTGGACCGCCGGCCGGACTGGGTGCTCTCCGGCATCAACCACGGCTTCAACCTGGGCGAGGACGTGTTCTATTCGGGCACCGTGGGCGCGGCCTTCGAGGGCCGGCTCCAGGGCGCCCGCGCCGCGGCCTTCTCCATCCACCCCCAGGGCTCGCTGGAGCAGGCGGAGCCCTGGATCGGCCGCTTCCTGGAGCGCTGGGAGGCCATGGACCTGCCCGGCAACCGCATCTGGAACGTGAACTTCCCCCAGGGCGAGCCCAAGGGCTTCCGCCTCACGGGCCAGGACAGCCGCGCCTACCACGACCTGGTGGAGCGCCGGGCGGATCCCCGGAACACGCCCTACTTCTGGATCGGCGGCGACGCGGGCCCCACCTATGTCAAGGCCCCCGGCAGCGACGCCGGAGCCGTGTTCGAGGGCTTCGCCAGCGTCACGCCCCTGCGCCTGGACCTGGGCTGCCCCGAGACCCTGGCCCGGCAGGCCGACTTCGACTCGGCCTTCAACGGGCCGACCGGGGCCTAG
- a CDS encoding diguanylate cyclase — protein MTLDATNPLALPAAFALGLAAGAALGHWIRRLRAAGPDPELRRRLEDLTRAQAASELANSELRRALDQMEQVAGTDPLTGAWNRRWFEDSAAQLIALSGRGDAALSLIMLDLDLFKHVNDTFGHGVGDEVLKSITGTVRGQLRASDALARWGGEEFVVLCPATTLAGATILAEKIRKAVEARSIPQVGMVTISLGVAQHQGLEELDAWVGRADEALYRAKERGRNRTEASLTAAEPHGEGEASILALTWDPRLECGHPEIDHQHQQLYSLSNSLLSAITSGRYPEEAKLRMQLLIAHVAQHFHDEEAILARVGHPDLPAHAQEHNRLVAKAKILQQEMGGVSTDLPAILGFLALDLVKGHIMVWDRRFFGDLAQD, from the coding sequence ATGACCCTGGACGCGACGAACCCCCTGGCGCTCCCCGCGGCTTTCGCCCTTGGCCTCGCGGCCGGCGCGGCCCTCGGGCACTGGATCCGGCGCCTCCGGGCCGCCGGGCCGGATCCCGAGCTCCGGCGCCGGCTGGAGGACCTCACCCGGGCCCAGGCGGCCAGCGAGCTCGCGAACTCAGAGCTCCGCCGGGCCCTGGACCAGATGGAGCAGGTCGCCGGAACCGACCCCCTCACCGGCGCCTGGAACCGCCGCTGGTTCGAGGACAGCGCAGCCCAGCTCATCGCCCTGTCCGGTCGCGGGGACGCGGCCCTGAGCCTCATCATGCTCGACCTGGACCTGTTCAAGCACGTCAACGACACCTTCGGCCACGGGGTGGGGGACGAAGTGCTGAAATCCATCACGGGCACCGTCCGCGGCCAGCTCCGGGCCTCGGACGCCCTGGCGCGCTGGGGCGGCGAGGAGTTCGTCGTGCTCTGCCCCGCCACGACCCTGGCCGGGGCCACGATCCTGGCGGAGAAGATCCGGAAGGCGGTGGAGGCCCGCTCCATCCCCCAGGTGGGCATGGTGACCATCAGCCTGGGGGTGGCGCAGCACCAGGGGCTGGAAGAGCTCGACGCCTGGGTCGGCCGGGCGGACGAGGCGCTCTACCGGGCCAAGGAGCGGGGCCGGAACCGCACCGAGGCCTCCCTGACAGCGGCAGAGCCCCACGGTGAGGGCGAAGCCTCCATCCTCGCCCTCACCTGGGATCCCCGCCTGGAATGCGGCCATCCGGAGATCGACCACCAGCACCAGCAGCTCTACAGCCTCTCCAACAGCCTGCTGTCCGCCATCACCAGCGGCCGCTATCCCGAAGAGGCGAAGCTCCGGATGCAGCTGCTCATCGCCCACGTGGCCCAGCATTTCCACGACGAGGAGGCCATCCTCGCCCGGGTGGGCCACCCGGACCTGCCCGCGCATGCCCAGGAGCACAACCGCCTCGTCGCCAAGGCCAAGATCCTCCAGCAGGAGATGGGCGGCGTGAGCACGGACCTGCCCGCCATCCTCGGCTTCCTGGCCCTGGACCTCGTGAAGGGCCACATCATGGTCTGGGACCGGCGCTTCTTCGGGGACCTGGCCCAGGATTGA
- a CDS encoding RNA polymerase sigma factor, which produces MDPDLSLTSALPIPEGEGGAAGVSAGRLEVLARLRERIVAFAASRGAGAHAEDLAQEVLVLLHTKYGHLERAEDLVPLAFQILRFKLAAHRRRAARRGEYDAVDLDAFPPPSDAPDPAMVLERKELLARLMGGIAQMGERCRELFRLKLQGRTFAEIQGLLGAASLNTVYTWDHRCRKQLLDTLGGRWEGVGSGPGGRGAP; this is translated from the coding sequence ATGGATCCCGACCTCTCGCTGACCTCCGCCCTCCCGATCCCCGAAGGGGAGGGTGGGGCCGCAGGTGTTTCGGCGGGTCGTCTCGAGGTTCTGGCCCGGCTCCGTGAAAGGATCGTGGCCTTCGCGGCATCCCGGGGTGCAGGCGCCCATGCGGAGGACCTGGCGCAGGAGGTGCTGGTGCTGCTCCATACGAAGTACGGCCATCTGGAACGGGCGGAGGACCTGGTCCCCCTGGCCTTCCAGATCCTGCGCTTCAAGCTGGCGGCCCACCGCCGCCGCGCCGCCCGCCGCGGCGAGTACGACGCCGTGGACCTGGACGCCTTCCCGCCGCCCTCGGACGCGCCGGACCCGGCCATGGTGCTGGAGCGCAAGGAGCTGCTGGCCCGGCTCATGGGGGGCATCGCCCAGATGGGGGAGCGCTGCCGGGAGCTGTTCCGCCTCAAGCTCCAGGGCCGCACCTTCGCGGAGATCCAGGGCCTCCTGGGCGCAGCCAGCCTCAATACGGTCTACACCTGGGACCACCGCTGCCGGAAGCAGCTGCTCGACACGCTGGGCGGGCGCTGGGAAGGCGTCGGAAGCGGACCGGGCGGAAGGGGGGCGCCATGA
- a CDS encoding VIT and vWA domain-containing protein — MPLRRSTTALFACCAGLAVSFTGDVQARSRPGTNPRLQAPGGESADATLSPYFFVKGGDASVDQLPLKSTSAKVAIAGVIADVTVTQVYRNTGSKPLEALYVFPGSTRSAVYGMTMRIGERVLKAQIKERGQARADYEQAKQQGRSASLLEQHRPNVFQMNVANILPGDEIRVELRYTELLVPTEGTYSFVYPAVVGPRYAGKAGTESSTGETWVANPYTHAGEKPATTFDLEVKLSAGLPIQRMACDTHKTSIAYDGKTDATLRLDPSEAHGGNRDVIVKYQLAGNAVQSGLLLDQGKDGNTFLLMAQPPKRVTPKDLPPREFVFIMDVSGSQMGFPIEVSKVLMKEMIQGLRPQDLFNVMVFEGTSAFWSPSGSQHATPEATQQALAFVGSQHGGGGTELGSALRKALGLPRVPGISRTFVVSTDGYISADGQVFDLIRKNLGAANLFAFGIGSSVNRHLIEGMAHAGQGEAFVITKPEQAALEAERFRAYVSSPVLTNVKLTTNGFHVQDLEPLQLPDVLAERPVICLGKWTGEAKGTVTLSGMTAAGPWSQTFEVGKVRDRDHGALRQLWARQRIQALSDYDQFGADEGRTAEVTRLGLAYHLLTAYTSFVAVDTQVRNAGGGSTTVTQPLPLPEGVSDAAVGGLASQSVAYAPAPMQRKYTASPAAAGEALAEDRAARREVRQAEPKARPTLRILAFSGITGTSDPASLRRELEARLKDPALVAALASLPAGTDLALQVDASGQVVAATFSRAFPGAAQAKALILVWRLRSWTGRMAGQLDLTLGI; from the coding sequence ATGCCGCTGCGCCGGTCCACCACTGCCCTGTTCGCCTGCTGTGCAGGTCTCGCCGTGTCCTTCACCGGGGACGTCCAGGCCCGGAGCCGGCCCGGAACCAACCCCAGGCTCCAGGCCCCCGGCGGCGAGTCCGCGGACGCCACCCTGTCGCCCTACTTCTTCGTGAAGGGCGGGGACGCCTCGGTGGACCAGCTGCCCCTGAAGTCCACCTCCGCCAAGGTGGCCATCGCCGGCGTCATCGCCGACGTGACCGTGACCCAGGTCTACCGCAATACCGGAAGCAAGCCCCTGGAGGCTCTCTACGTGTTCCCGGGCTCCACGCGGTCGGCGGTCTACGGGATGACCATGCGCATCGGCGAGCGGGTGCTCAAGGCCCAGATCAAGGAGCGCGGCCAGGCCCGGGCCGACTACGAGCAGGCGAAGCAGCAGGGCCGCAGCGCCTCGCTGCTGGAGCAGCACCGGCCCAACGTGTTCCAGATGAACGTGGCCAACATCCTGCCCGGCGATGAGATCCGCGTGGAGCTCCGCTACACCGAGCTGCTGGTCCCCACGGAGGGCACGTACAGCTTCGTCTATCCCGCGGTGGTGGGCCCGCGCTACGCCGGCAAGGCAGGCACGGAGTCCAGCACGGGCGAGACCTGGGTGGCCAACCCCTATACCCACGCCGGGGAGAAGCCCGCCACCACCTTCGACCTGGAGGTGAAGCTGTCCGCGGGCCTGCCCATCCAGCGCATGGCCTGCGACACGCACAAGACGTCCATCGCCTACGACGGCAAGACGGACGCCACGCTGCGGCTGGACCCCAGCGAAGCCCACGGCGGCAACCGCGATGTCATCGTGAAGTACCAGCTGGCCGGGAACGCTGTGCAGTCGGGGCTGCTGCTGGACCAGGGCAAGGACGGGAACACCTTCCTGCTCATGGCCCAGCCGCCCAAGCGCGTCACGCCGAAGGATCTGCCGCCCCGCGAGTTCGTCTTCATCATGGATGTCTCCGGCAGCCAGATGGGCTTCCCCATCGAGGTGTCCAAGGTGCTCATGAAGGAGATGATCCAGGGCCTGCGGCCCCAGGACCTCTTCAACGTGATGGTCTTCGAGGGCACCTCGGCCTTCTGGTCGCCCAGCGGGTCCCAGCACGCCACGCCTGAGGCCACGCAGCAGGCCCTGGCCTTCGTGGGCTCGCAGCACGGGGGCGGCGGGACGGAGCTGGGCAGTGCGCTGCGCAAGGCCCTGGGCCTGCCCCGGGTGCCCGGCATCTCCCGCACCTTCGTGGTCTCCACGGATGGCTACATCAGCGCCGACGGCCAGGTCTTCGATCTCATCCGCAAGAACCTGGGCGCCGCCAACCTCTTCGCCTTCGGCATCGGCAGCTCCGTGAACCGCCACCTCATCGAGGGCATGGCCCACGCGGGGCAGGGCGAGGCCTTCGTCATCACCAAGCCCGAGCAGGCCGCCCTTGAGGCCGAGCGCTTCCGCGCCTATGTGTCCTCGCCCGTGCTGACCAACGTGAAGCTCACCACGAACGGCTTCCACGTCCAGGACCTGGAGCCCCTGCAGCTGCCGGACGTGCTGGCGGAGCGGCCGGTCATCTGCCTCGGCAAGTGGACGGGCGAAGCCAAGGGCACGGTCACGCTCTCGGGCATGACCGCCGCCGGCCCCTGGAGCCAGACCTTCGAGGTGGGGAAGGTGAGGGACCGCGACCACGGCGCCCTGCGCCAGCTCTGGGCCCGCCAGCGCATCCAGGCCCTGTCGGACTACGACCAGTTCGGCGCGGATGAGGGCCGCACGGCGGAAGTGACGCGCCTGGGCCTCGCCTACCACCTGCTGACGGCCTACACCTCCTTCGTGGCGGTGGACACCCAGGTGCGGAACGCGGGCGGCGGAAGCACAACCGTCACCCAGCCCCTGCCCCTGCCCGAAGGCGTGTCCGACGCGGCGGTGGGCGGCCTGGCCAGCCAGTCCGTGGCCTATGCGCCGGCCCCGATGCAGCGGAAATACACCGCGTCCCCCGCCGCCGCCGGAGAAGCCCTGGCCGAGGACCGGGCAGCCCGCCGGGAGGTCCGCCAGGCGGAGCCCAAGGCCCGCCCCACGCTGCGCATCCTCGCCTTCTCGGGGATCACCGGCACCTCCGACCCGGCCTCCCTCCGCCGTGAGCTTGAGGCCCGCCTGAAGGACCCGGCCCTGGTGGCGGCGCTGGCCAGCCTGCCCGCCGGCACGGACCTGGCCCTCCAGGTGGACGCCTCCGGCCAGGTGGTGGCGGCGACCTTCAGCCGGGCCTTCCCCGGGGCTGCCCAGGCCAAGGCCCTGATCCTGGTCTGGCGCCTGCGGAGCTGGACGGGCCGCATGGCGGGGCAGCTCGACCTCACCCTGGGTATTTAG
- a CDS encoding protein-L-isoaspartate(D-aspartate) O-methyltransferase: MTLGGCNPEPARPAAPPPVVEPVLAEARMHMVRDQIVARGITDPRVLEAMTRVPRHEFVPAAQRGEAYEDWPLPIGYGQTISQPYIVAFMTAALGPGPGDRVLEIGTGSGYQAAVLSCLVAEVYTVEIVDPLARRAEADLKRLGYANVKVRAGDGHHGWPEAAPFDAIIVTCAPEQVPQALVEQLREGGRMIIPVGSQWGAQELYLLRKTPTGMQRQGVLPVRFVPMVKGRS, encoded by the coding sequence CTGACCCTTGGGGGCTGCAACCCGGAACCCGCCCGACCCGCCGCCCCTCCCCCGGTGGTGGAGCCGGTGCTTGCCGAGGCCAGGATGCACATGGTGCGGGACCAGATCGTGGCCCGGGGCATCACGGATCCCCGGGTGCTCGAGGCCATGACCCGGGTGCCCCGGCACGAGTTCGTCCCCGCGGCGCAGCGCGGGGAGGCCTACGAGGACTGGCCCCTGCCCATCGGCTACGGCCAGACCATCTCCCAGCCCTACATCGTGGCCTTCATGACCGCCGCCCTGGGGCCCGGGCCCGGGGACCGCGTGCTGGAGATCGGCACCGGCTCGGGCTACCAGGCCGCCGTGCTGTCCTGCCTGGTGGCCGAGGTCTACACCGTGGAGATCGTGGACCCCCTGGCCCGGCGCGCCGAGGCGGACCTGAAGCGGCTCGGCTACGCCAATGTGAAGGTCCGCGCCGGGGATGGCCACCACGGCTGGCCCGAGGCCGCCCCCTTCGACGCCATCATCGTCACCTGTGCCCCCGAGCAGGTCCCCCAGGCCCTGGTGGAGCAGCTCAGGGAGGGGGGCCGCATGATCATCCCCGTGGGCTCCCAGTGGGGGGCCCAGGAGCTGTACCTGCTGCGGAAGACGCCCACGGGGATGCAGCGGCAGGGGGTGCTGCCCGTGCGGTTCGTGCCCATGGTGAAGGGCCGTTCCTGA
- the adeC gene encoding AdeC/AdeK/OprM family multidrug efflux complex outer membrane factor — MTPLKAWSTLPLALALTGCVSMAPKYRTPEPPVPKAWPEGPSYRAATGPTGQPAADTAWQEFYLDERLRKVLDLALRNNRDLRIAALNAEKARAYYRIQRADLLPKVNAFAQGTKQRLPASVSGTGQALVVEQDVVGVGISAWELDFFGRVRSLKNQALEQYLASEQARDSVQVSLLAEVANVYLALAADREALKLAQDTLVNQEAAYKLVHRRFEVGASSELDSYRAQVTVETARADAARYTRTVAMDENALRLLVGSPVPAEWLPEALGALAPLKDFAPGLPSEVLTRRPDIRMAESQLKAANANIGAARAAFFPRISLTTSLGTMGSELSGLFKSGSETWAFSPQIVLPIFDTGARRANLKVAHANRDIALAQYEKAIQVAFREVADALAQRGTLDEQLASQEALTQALEGAYRLAQARYGAGIDSYLSVLDAQRSLYAAQQGLIALRQARIGNLIGLYKVLGGGWKAS; from the coding sequence ATGACGCCGCTCAAAGCCTGGTCCACCCTTCCCCTCGCCCTGGCGCTGACCGGCTGCGTCTCCATGGCGCCGAAGTACCGCACCCCTGAGCCGCCGGTGCCCAAGGCCTGGCCCGAAGGGCCTTCGTACCGGGCCGCCACCGGCCCCACCGGGCAGCCGGCCGCCGACACCGCCTGGCAGGAGTTCTACCTCGATGAGCGGCTGCGGAAGGTCCTCGACCTCGCGCTCCGCAACAACCGGGATCTCCGGATCGCGGCGCTGAACGCGGAGAAGGCCAGAGCCTACTACCGGATCCAGCGGGCCGACCTGCTGCCCAAGGTCAATGCCTTCGCCCAGGGGACCAAGCAGCGCCTGCCCGCCAGCGTCTCCGGGACCGGCCAGGCCCTCGTGGTCGAGCAGGACGTGGTCGGCGTGGGGATCAGCGCCTGGGAGCTGGATTTCTTCGGGCGCGTCCGGAGCCTGAAGAACCAGGCCCTGGAGCAGTACCTCGCCTCGGAACAGGCGCGCGACAGCGTGCAGGTCTCCCTGCTGGCCGAGGTCGCGAACGTGTACCTCGCCCTCGCCGCCGATCGCGAAGCCCTGAAGCTGGCCCAGGACACCCTCGTGAACCAGGAGGCGGCCTACAAGCTCGTCCACCGCCGCTTCGAGGTCGGGGCCTCCTCCGAGCTCGACTCCTATCGCGCCCAGGTCACCGTGGAGACGGCCCGGGCGGATGCGGCCCGGTACACCCGCACCGTGGCCATGGACGAGAATGCCCTCCGCCTCCTGGTCGGTTCCCCGGTGCCAGCGGAGTGGCTGCCGGAGGCGCTCGGCGCCCTGGCCCCGCTGAAGGACTTCGCCCCGGGGCTGCCCTCCGAAGTGCTGACGCGACGCCCGGACATCCGGATGGCCGAGAGCCAGCTCAAGGCCGCCAACGCCAACATCGGCGCCGCGCGGGCGGCCTTCTTCCCCCGGATCTCGCTCACGACGAGCCTCGGCACCATGGGCAGCGAGCTCTCGGGGCTGTTCAAGTCCGGATCCGAGACCTGGGCCTTCTCGCCCCAGATCGTCCTCCCGATCTTCGACACGGGCGCGCGGCGCGCGAACCTCAAGGTCGCCCACGCCAACCGGGACATCGCCCTGGCCCAGTACGAGAAGGCCATCCAGGTGGCCTTCCGGGAAGTCGCCGATGCCCTGGCCCAACGCGGCACCCTCGATGAGCAGCTGGCCTCCCAGGAGGCGCTCACCCAGGCCCTGGAGGGGGCCTACCGCCTCGCCCAGGCCCGCTATGGGGCGGGCATCGACAGCTACCTCAGCGTGCTCGACGCCCAGCGCTCCCTCTATGCCGCGCAGCAGGGCCTCATCGCCCTCCGCCAGGCCAGGATCGGCAACCTGATCGGCCTCTACAAGGTCCTGGGGGGCGGCTGGAAGGCGTCCTGA